The following coding sequences lie in one Vanessa tameamea isolate UH-Manoa-2023 chromosome 17, ilVanTame1 primary haplotype, whole genome shotgun sequence genomic window:
- the LOC135193749 gene encoding uncharacterized protein LOC135193749: MVLFHLILLKIFLFYSSQSSAQKSKQNDHIITTQTAFNTLSYERTQNFQDVSDENTIEALKYIAYYLRNYKFNEWDRRLYQSQPNERLSGFFVHFPDPPLETLHWEVYENCDDSFIKCIIYLQSVIGASPDICINKNKTLTKIETENYIKSDLEDSMPFYNSIEKFKWKTTASYYMCWYTMLGIPALSMLSGSCDNFANSLDYTDISHNYDPRSNNKLSFACAMFSFCPDPCCPKKYVYSYKECYEDRKNPCFIENNYRNVHSACKMNHKENQNLSGIIANKWNVSCTCKENGFTWSSKYEMCVDVNECTKEDHNCDTSSENCLNSPGV, from the exons ATGGTACTATTTCatcttatattattgaaaatattcttattctatTCAAGTCAGTCTTCAGCACAAAAATCTAAACAAAATGATCATATTATCACAACACAAACAGCATTTAACACTTTAAGTTATGAAAGAACTCAAAACTTTCAAGATGTTTCTGATGAAAATACAATTGaagcattaaaatatattgcatattatttaagaaattacaaatttaatgagTGGGATCGCAGGTTGTATCAGTCACAACCAAATGAACGTTTATCTGGTTTCTTTGTCCATTTTCCCGATCCACCATTGGAAACTCTACACTGGGAAGTATATGAAAATTGCGATGATAGCTTCATAAAATGTATCATATATTTGCAAAGTGTCATTGGTGCTTCACCTGATATTTGCATTAATAAGAACAAAACATTAACTAAAATCGAAActgaaaattatatcaaaagtgATTTGGAAGATAGTATGCCATTTTACAATTctatagaaaaatttaaatggaaaactACAGCATCGTATTACATGTGTTGGTACACGATGTTAGGTATTCCTGCATTATCAATGCTCAGTGGATCCTGTGACAATTTTGCCAATTCCTTAGATTACACTGATATCAGTCATAATTATGATCCGAGATCTAATAACAAATTGTCCTTTGCATGTGCTATGTTTAGTTTTTGTCCTGATCCATGTTGTcccaaaaaatatgtatattcatataaagaATGTTACGAAGATAGGAAAAATCcttgttttattgaaaataattacagaaatGTTCATTCTGCGTGTAAAATGAATCACAaggaaaatcaaaatttaagcGGTATAATTGCAAACAAATGGAACGTTTCTTGCACCTGCAAAGAAAATGGGTTTACTTGGAGttcaaaatatgaaatgtgTGTAGATGTCAATGAATGCACAAAGGAGGATCATAATTGCGATACCTCCTcagaaaattgtttaaattcacCAG gtgtatga